In Centropristis striata isolate RG_2023a ecotype Rhode Island chromosome 5, C.striata_1.0, whole genome shotgun sequence, a single genomic region encodes these proteins:
- the lsm14b gene encoding protein LSM14 homolog B: MGSAKPYIGCKIGLISKAQNRYEGILYTIDKVNSTVVMAKVKCFGTEGRPTDRPTPPKDDIYEYITFRGSDIKDIALCEPPRSHQGLPPDPAIVQSSSAGSPGIYSALGPFSPLRMPAYNQLAASSLLNQQYAAALGLGPVLPGLHVRRGPMVEKAVQTLQVDRSRQRGGYTASQEQEQQQWERRRSQGPRGEFSQTRRGTGATMKSGPGVPSAQQETRQQNSENRPPPRRRQGARRHRNRSRGQLMVANVPSAILKFDTDFDFDTSNAQFIKEVQDRIKDRNLEVEEKEKEELHLTAEDDPFGPKFYYDKAKSFYDNISSDNKFRLTWAEERKRNMETFGVPGRFPRGRGFRGGYAGRRGWGNAQTLSSYRSRSGQL; this comes from the exons ATGGGTTCAGCAAAGCCCTACATTGGCTGTAAAATAGGCTTAATTTCAAAAGCTCAAAATCGTTATGAGGGGATTTTGTATACAATTGATAAAGTGAATTCCACAGTGGTGATGGCAAAAG TCAAGTGTTTTGGAACGGAGGGACGACCCACTGACAGACCAACACCACCAAAAGATGATATCTATGAGTACATCACTTTTCGGGGAAGTGATATTAAGGACATCGCGCTGTGTGAACCTCCAAGATCTCACCAAGGCCTACCCCCGGATCCTGCAATAGTACAG TCATCCAGTGCAGGCTCTCCGGGCATCTACTCAGCTCTTGGACCATTTAGCCCCCTAAGGATGCCTGCCTACAACCAGCTTGCTGCTAGCTCTTTACTTAATCAACAATATGCTGCAGCTCTTGGCCTCG GGCCTGTACTTCCAGGCTTGCATGTTAGAAGAGGCCCCATGGTGGAAAAGGCTGTTCAAACTCTCCAGGTGGACAGATCTAGGCAGAGGGGAGGCTACACTGCATcccaggagcaggagcagcagcagtgggagAGAAGGAGGTCCCAGGGGCCCAGAGGAGAGTTTTCCCAGACCAGAAGGGGCACTGGAGCCACAA TGAAGTCAGGCCCAGGTGTGCCCAGTGCTCAGCAGGAAACTCGGCAGCAGAATTCTGAAAACAGGCCACCGCCCAGAAGAAGACAAG GAGCTCGGAGGCACAGAAACCGCAGTAGAGGCCAGCTGATGGTGGCTAATGTTCCATCTGCCATCCTTAAGTTTGACACAGACTTCGATTTTGATACCTCAAATGCACAGTTTATTAAGGAGGTGCAAGACAGGATCAAAG aTAGAAATCTTGAGgtagaagagaaagaaaaagaagaattgCATTTGACTGCAGAGGATGATCCATTCGGGCCAAAATTCTACTATGACAAAGCAAAGTCTTTCTATGACAACATTTCGTCTGACAATAAGTTCAG ACTAACCTGGGCAGAGGAGCGGAAGCGCAACATGGAGACTTTTGGGGTCCCTGGACGGTTCCCGAGGGGCCGAGGCTTCAGAGGTGGCTATGCTGGACGGAGAGGATGGGGCAATGCTCAAACTCTTTCTTCCTACAGAAGCAGGAGTGGACAGCTGTAA
- the mtg2 gene encoding mitochondrial ribosome-associated GTPase 2 has product MMSVTMLATLRRVKSPRWLSPDILLGYTLGQDIRRNGSSFSPGPAACRRTVSTSCSLHAKVRGNHQKRELSEKKLTRHFIDHRRVKLVAGSGGKGACTFHSEPRKEWGGPDGGNGGDGGSIIIKADKFVKSLAQVVPFYKGDDGQSGSSKNCYGKNGSTTYITVPLGTVVKEEGKIVVDLSEHGQEFIAVFGGAGGKGNRFFLSNEIRAPIKATPGAMGEERVLHMELRTMAHAGLVGFPNAGKSSLLRVISNARPAVAAYPFTTLNPHVGIVNYRDHEQIAVADIPGIIRGAHLNRGLGISFLRHIERCRFLLYVLDLSAPEPWTQLQHLRYELDQYEPGLSLRPQAIIANKMDLPEAREKLETLKSHVTQRVIPVSALTGHNTEELILHLREMYDGYLQGEGSEEGKPTRW; this is encoded by the exons ATGATGTCTGTCACAATGTTGGCGACGCTGCGGAGGGTTAAAAGCCCTCGGTGGCTTTCTCCAGACATACTTTTAGGATACACACTAGGACAAGACATCAGAAGAAACGGGTCGAGCTTTTCTCCAGGACCAGCAGCGTGCAGGCGGACAGTCAGCACCTCCTGCTCTCTGCACGCCAAAGTCCGAGGAAACCACCAGAAGAGAGAGCTGTCTGAGAAGAAGCTG ACCCGTCACTTCATAGACCATCGCCGTGTGAAGCTGGTGGCTGGCTCAGGTGGAAAAGGGGCCTGCACCTTTCACAGCGAGCCGCGAAAAGAGTGGGGTGGACCAGACGGAGGGAACGGAGGTGATGGAGGAAGCATCATCATCAAGG CTGACAAGTTTGTCAAATCATTGGCGCAGGTAGTTCCATTTTACAAGGGAGACGACGGCCAATCAGGGAGCAGCAAAAACTGTTACGGCAAGAATGGCAGCACAACATATATTACT GTACCATTAGGCACTGTGGTGAAGGAAGAGGGCAAGATAGTAGTGGACCTTTCTGAGCACGGCCAGGAGTTTATTGCTGTGTTTGGAGGAGCCGGTGGGAAGGGAAATCGATTCTTTCTGTCCAATGAGATCCGTGCCCCAATAAAAGCAACACCAGGAGCGATGGGCGAGGAGAGGGTCCTCCATATGGAGCTCCGCACCATGGCCCATGCTGGACTG GTGGGGTTTCCTAATGCTGGGAAATCATCATTGTTGAGGGTCATCTCCAATGCCAGGCCTGCTGTGGCTGCTTAcccttttacaacattaaacCCACATGTAGGAATCGTCAATTACAGGGATCATGAGCAAATCGCAG TTGCTGACATCCCCGGCATCATTCGAGGAGCCCATCTTAACCGAGGCCTTGGCATCTCTTTTCTGCGTCATATCGAGCGCTGTCGTTTCCTCCTCTATGTTCTGGACCTGTCGGCTCCGGAGCCCTGGACCCAGCTCCAGCACTTGCGTTATGAACTGGACCAGTATGAGCCTGGTCTGTCCCTGCGGCCTCAGGCCATCATAGCCAACAAAATGGACCTGCCCGAGGCCCGGGAGAAGCTCGAGACTCTAAAGAGCCACGTCACCCAGCGGGTCATCCCTGTGTCGGCTCTCACAGGACACAACACAGAGGAGCTCATTCTCCACCTCAGAGAGATGTATGATGGCTACCTGCAAGGAGAAGGTAGTGAGGAAGGCAAACCCACCAGgtggtag
- the LOC131972131 gene encoding calcium-responsive transactivator-like, which translates to MSVAFSSARPRSKGEVTQQAIQKMLDENHHLIQCIMDYQSKGKTAECTQYQQILHRNLVYLATIADSNQNMQSLLPAPPAPNMSMGPGGMGQSGGHAPSNLNDNMAPGLPPTPMMQGQMSNGPSHAPMQQQSGPVQPAIPSTSLSLPASSYGSSASASGYSHAAPSSQGSMIQGPGPGYGSSSSSSSTSSSSSSSSSSRSNLNMQSNQVSMMHQQSATPHYSSAQAGGQHYQGQQAMSMMAQGSQGNSMMSQRPMGSYRSSQQGSAQQYMGQDEFYGEQYGHTQSSSEPINRQYYPDGHGEYSYQQSSYGEQGYDRSFDESSQHYYEGGNSQYSQQQAQYQQGSGQQQPFSQQQYSSQQGYSGQPQGYGPGQGGSSQYSQYQQGQSQQYSSYRPSQGGPGAQTQRPYAYEQGQYGNYQQ; encoded by the exons ATGTCGGTGGCATTTTCATCGGCGCGCCCCAGGAGTAAAGGGGAGGTGACACAGCAAGCCAttcaaaag ATGCTGGATGAAAACCATCATTTAATACAATGCATAATGGATTACCAAAGTAAAGGCAAGACGGCTGAATGCACACA gtaTCAGCAAATCCTGCACAGAAATCTTGTTTACTTGGCCACGATAGCAGATTCAAATCAGAACATGCAGTCACTACTACCTGCA CCTCCCGCTCCCAACATGTCCATGGGTCCTGGAGGGATGGGCCAAAGTGGGGGACATGCTCCGAGCAACCTCAATGACAACATGGCACCAGGACTGCCCCCCACACCAATGATGCAGGGCCAAATGAGCAATG GCCCCAGCCATGCCCCCATGCAGCAGCAGTCTGGTCCGGTGCAGCCGGCTATTCCCTCCACATCCCTCAGCCTGCCTGCCAGCAGCTACGGCAGCTCAGCCTCAGCCTCCGGCTACAGCCACGCTGCACCCTCCTCCCAGGGCAGCATGATCCAGGGCCCTGGGCCTGGCTATggctcttcctcttcctcttcttccacatcctcatcctcctcttcctcctcctcctcccgcagCAACCTCAACATGCAATCCAACCAAG TCTCCATGATGCACCAACAGTCTGCTACTCCGCACTACTCCTCAGCCCAGGCTGGTGGCCAACACTATCAGGGACAGCAGGCAATGAGCATGATGGCTCAGGGCAGTCAAGGAAACAGTATGATGTCTCAGAGACCCATGGGATCCTACCGCTCCTCACAGCAAG GATCTGCACAGCAGTACATGGGACAAGACGAGTTCTACGGAGAGCAGTATGGACACACTCAGAGCTCCAGCGAGCCCATAAACCGGCAATATTACCCTGATG GTCACGGGGAGTATTCATATCAGCAGTCTTCATATGGTGAGCAAGGCTACGACAGGTCCTTTGATGAGTCTTCACAGCATTACTATGAAGGAG GTAACTCCCAGTACAGTCAGCAGCAGGCCCAGTATCAGCAGGGCTCTGGCCAGCAGCAGCCCTTCAGCCAGCAGCAGTACTCCTCTCAACAAGGCTACAGCGGACAGCCACAGGGATACG GTCCTGGCCAGGGTGGGTCCTCCCAGTATTCTCAGTATCAACAGGGTCAAAGCCAACAGTACAGCTCCTACCGCCCCTCCCAGGGAGGCCCCGGAGCCCAGACACAGAGGCCCTATGCCTATGAACAG GGTCAGTATGGAAATTATCAGCAATAA